The Nocardia arthritidis genome has a window encoding:
- a CDS encoding FdhF/YdeP family oxidoreductase encodes MHRNGPTEDIDESALRVSAPKDQAAGVTAVAVALKRSVEEMGVIRTARTLSRVNQAHGFDCPGCAWPEPTGHRRPAEFCENGAKAVAEEATLRTVTPEFFAAHSVEELADKSGYWLGQQGRLTHPMVLRPGATHYAPIGWDDAYRLIVDHLRALATPDEAVFYTSGRTANETAFLYQLLVRSFGTNNLPDCSNMCHESSGAALTSSIGIGKGSVSIDDFGKADLIIVAGQNPGTNHPRMLSALGTAKANGARVIAVNPLPETGLLGFRDPQTVKGFTTGIPIADDFLQIRLGGDMALFQGLGRLLFEAEDRAPGTVVDHAFVEAHTAGFAEYEKQTRAVDLAVVAQATGLTRAELEHTARLLAEAKSVIICWAMGLTQQTHAVATIEEATNLLLVRGMIGKPGAGVCPVRGHSNVQGDRTMGIWEKMPEPFLAALDREFGIRSPREHGWDTVDAIRAMRDGRGKVFFGMGGNFVSATPDTEVTEAALRGCELTVQVSTKLNRSHVVHGKTALILPTLGRTDLDLQNGAKQQVSVEDSMSMVHLSTGRLRPVSDELRSEVAIVCELAQELFGPDHPVPWREFRGDYDLIRDAIARVVPGCADYNAKVRQHNGFQLPHPPRDAREFRTGTGKANFAVNELTWLPVPEGRLILQTLRSHDQYNTTIYGLDDRYRGIHNGRKVILVNQADIAEFGFADGDLVDIVSEWTDGVERRVTGFRIVGYPTPRGNAAAYYPETNPLVPLDHVAARSNTPVAKAVTVRLERHRHE; translated from the coding sequence ATGCACCGAAATGGGCCGACCGAGGACATCGACGAATCCGCCCTCCGGGTCTCCGCACCGAAGGATCAGGCCGCGGGCGTGACCGCGGTGGCGGTGGCGCTGAAGCGTTCCGTCGAGGAGATGGGCGTCATCCGCACCGCGCGCACCCTGTCCCGGGTGAATCAGGCACACGGCTTCGACTGTCCCGGCTGCGCCTGGCCCGAGCCGACGGGGCACCGCCGCCCGGCCGAATTCTGTGAGAACGGCGCGAAGGCGGTGGCCGAGGAGGCCACGCTGCGCACGGTGACGCCCGAATTCTTCGCCGCCCACTCGGTCGAGGAGTTGGCGGACAAGTCGGGTTACTGGCTCGGCCAGCAAGGCAGGTTGACCCATCCGATGGTGCTGCGGCCGGGCGCGACCCACTACGCGCCCATCGGCTGGGACGACGCCTACCGGTTGATCGTGGATCACCTGCGCGCGTTGGCGACTCCCGACGAGGCGGTCTTCTACACCTCGGGCCGCACCGCCAACGAAACCGCGTTCCTCTATCAGCTGCTTGTGCGCAGCTTCGGCACCAACAACCTGCCGGACTGCTCGAATATGTGCCACGAATCCTCCGGCGCGGCGCTCACCAGCTCGATCGGCATCGGCAAGGGTTCGGTGTCGATCGACGATTTCGGCAAGGCCGACCTGATCATCGTCGCGGGCCAGAATCCGGGCACCAACCATCCGCGCATGCTCAGCGCGCTCGGCACGGCAAAGGCCAACGGCGCCAGGGTGATCGCGGTGAACCCGCTGCCCGAGACCGGCCTGCTCGGCTTCCGTGATCCACAGACGGTCAAGGGATTCACCACCGGCATCCCGATCGCGGACGACTTCCTGCAGATCCGGCTCGGCGGCGATATGGCGCTGTTCCAGGGACTCGGCCGGCTGCTGTTCGAGGCCGAGGATCGCGCACCGGGCACGGTGGTCGACCACGCCTTCGTCGAGGCGCATACCGCGGGCTTCGCCGAATACGAAAAGCAAACCCGCGCGGTCGATCTCGCCGTAGTCGCGCAGGCGACCGGTCTCACCAGGGCGGAATTGGAGCATACGGCTCGCCTGCTCGCCGAGGCCAAGAGCGTCATCATCTGCTGGGCGATGGGTCTTACCCAGCAGACGCACGCCGTCGCCACCATCGAGGAGGCCACGAACCTGCTGCTCGTGCGCGGTATGATCGGCAAGCCCGGCGCGGGCGTCTGCCCGGTGCGCGGCCACTCGAACGTGCAGGGCGACCGCACGATGGGTATCTGGGAGAAAATGCCGGAGCCATTCCTCGCGGCGCTGGATCGCGAATTCGGCATCCGCAGCCCGCGCGAACACGGTTGGGACACCGTCGATGCCATCCGCGCCATGCGCGACGGCCGCGGCAAGGTGTTCTTCGGCATGGGCGGCAACTTCGTCTCGGCCACCCCGGACACCGAGGTCACCGAGGCCGCGCTGCGCGGTTGCGAACTCACCGTGCAGGTTTCGACGAAACTCAACCGCAGCCACGTGGTGCACGGCAAGACCGCGCTGATCCTGCCCACCCTCGGCCGCACCGACCTCGACCTGCAGAACGGCGCCAAACAGCAGGTGTCGGTGGAGGATTCGATGTCGATGGTGCACCTGTCCACCGGCAGGCTGCGGCCGGTGAGCGATGAGCTGCGCAGCGAGGTCGCCATCGTCTGCGAACTCGCCCAGGAGTTGTTCGGCCCGGATCATCCCGTGCCGTGGCGCGAATTCCGCGGCGACTACGACCTGATTCGCGACGCCATCGCCCGCGTGGTGCCCGGCTGCGCCGACTACAACGCGAAAGTGCGCCAGCACAACGGTTTCCAGCTGCCGCATCCGCCGCGCGACGCCCGCGAGTTCCGGACCGGCACCGGTAAGGCCAATTTCGCGGTGAACGAGCTGACCTGGCTGCCGGTGCCGGAGGGCAGGCTGATCCTGCAGACCCTGCGCAGCCACGACCAGTACAACACCACCATCTACGGCCTCGACGACCGCTACCGCGGTATTCACAACGGCCGCAAGGTAATCCTGGTCAACCAGGCCGATATCGCCGAATTCGGTTTCGCCGACGGCGATCTGGTGGACATCGTCTCCGAATGGACCGACGGCGTCGAACGCCGGGTCACCGGATTCCGGATCGTCGGCTACCCGACCCCGCGCGGCAACGCCGCCGCCTACTACCCGGAGACCAACCCGCTCGTTCCGTTGGATCATGTTGCGGCACGGTCGAATACGCCGGTCGCCAAGGCCGTCACGGTACGGCTGGAACGGCACCGTCATGAGTAG